Proteins encoded together in one Candidatus Acidulodesulfobacterium acidiphilum window:
- a CDS encoding glycosyltransferase family 39 protein yields MSSFIKKYNKYKYEIYLILVSLFALIVHIHLASTLNLGNDEAHYYAWSLKPSLGYLDDAPFAGWIIYLTDALFGKSQLSVRLGSVVFSFFDGFLIYYLTYILFKSKRAAFFSFLFYLAAVIFGIVLSVMMLPDAPLLFFTLLFFIFFYKAAEKNAETKGADLFYFRNEKQNLSSGSTEINKSVPFVYWLLSGIFLGLAFLSKYTAALIPPAALLYLLLSKQNRHYLKTFYPYMTLAAALLIFSPVIYWNAVHNFISFRFQLSHGFSHPTPGLPLLLAGWLGQVLVITPFIYIFLIGAFIYAIIKI; encoded by the coding sequence TTGAGTTCGTTTATAAAAAAATATAACAAATATAAATACGAGATTTATTTAATCCTCGTTTCTCTTTTTGCCCTGATAGTCCACATTCATCTTGCGTCCACCTTAAACCTCGGCAACGACGAAGCCCACTACTATGCGTGGTCTTTAAAGCCGTCTCTCGGTTATCTCGACGACGCCCCTTTTGCCGGCTGGATTATATACCTTACGGACGCTCTTTTCGGCAAAAGTCAGCTTTCCGTCCGTCTCGGCTCCGTCGTATTTTCTTTTTTCGACGGATTTTTAATATATTATCTGACTTATATTTTATTTAAAAGCAAACGCGCCGCTTTTTTCTCGTTTCTTTTTTATCTTGCCGCCGTCATATTCGGCATTGTTCTTTCCGTTATGATGCTTCCCGACGCCCCGCTTTTATTCTTTACTCTGTTATTTTTTATTTTTTTCTATAAAGCGGCGGAAAAAAATGCCGAAACAAAAGGGGCAGATCTTTTTTATTTCCGCAACGAAAAGCAAAATTTATCAAGCGGCTCGACGGAAATAAATAAATCTGTCCCTTTTGTTTATTGGCTCCTCTCCGGCATCTTCCTCGGACTCGCTTTCCTTAGCAAATATACCGCCGCCCTTATTCCGCCCGCCGCTCTGTTATACCTGCTTCTTTCCAAGCAAAACAGGCATTATCTCAAAACTTTTTATCCCTACATGACGCTTGCCGCCGCTCTTTTGATATTTTCGCCCGTTATATACTGGAATGCCGTCCATAATTTTATTTCTTTCAGGTTTCAGCTTTCGCACGGTTTTTCCCATCCTACCCCGGGTTTGCCGCTTCTTTTAGCCGGCTGGCTCGGCCAGGTTCTGGTCATTACTCCCTTTATATACATATTTCTTATCGGAGCGTTTATATATGCAATAATAAAAATAA
- a CDS encoding sigma-70 family RNA polymerase sigma factor, translating into MKRKNPAKGAVSEKSLAVIDGAEVQNGYAEEYGRVSDNSLRSEENKISSQYLKYLKKYPLLTKEREYELAVKAGEGDADARDLMIKSNLGLVISVAKKFLGRGLSFEDLIMEGNLGLIKAVEKFKPKSGFRFSTYAIWWIRQTIERGILNSGRVVRLPIHISENVYKYSRAVKEITSEIQRTPNMGEVASRMGIKESKLEKIMSLVGNIYSLDAVYTGGEDEENQSNSFSNLIKADESQDSAFDELDKIETLNLLNGWLLRLSKQERSVVILRYGINYEKPRTLNEVGRIFGLTKERIRQIEVKALKKLRQMAEESGFEGGKPPAEEKEES; encoded by the coding sequence TGAAGCGCAAAAATCCAGCCAAAGGTGCGGTTTCTGAAAAATCTTTAGCCGTAATAGACGGAGCAGAAGTTCAAAACGGTTATGCCGAAGAATACGGAAGAGTTTCCGATAATTCGTTAAGGTCGGAAGAAAACAAAATTTCAAGCCAGTACCTTAAATACCTTAAAAAATATCCTCTGCTGACCAAAGAGCGGGAATACGAACTTGCCGTCAAAGCAGGAGAGGGCGACGCAGATGCGAGAGATTTAATGATAAAATCCAATCTCGGACTAGTGATAAGCGTCGCAAAAAAATTTCTCGGAAGAGGACTGTCTTTTGAAGATTTAATTATGGAAGGGAATCTTGGACTTATAAAAGCCGTCGAAAAATTTAAACCTAAATCCGGTTTCAGGTTTTCTACATACGCTATCTGGTGGATAAGACAGACCATAGAACGCGGAATATTAAACTCCGGCAGGGTAGTAAGGCTGCCTATCCACATATCCGAAAACGTTTATAAGTATTCGAGGGCGGTAAAAGAAATAACTTCCGAAATTCAAAGGACTCCAAATATGGGCGAAGTAGCCAGCCGCATGGGGATTAAAGAATCGAAACTCGAAAAAATCATGAGTTTGGTCGGCAATATTTATTCTTTGGATGCCGTATATACCGGCGGCGAAGACGAAGAAAACCAGTCTAATTCTTTTTCTAATTTAATAAAAGCAGATGAAAGCCAGGATTCGGCTTTCGACGAACTCGATAAAATAGAAACTCTTAATCTTTTAAACGGCTGGCTTTTAAGGCTTTCAAAGCAGGAAAGAAGCGTCGTAATTTTAAGATACGGGATTAACTACGAAAAGCCTCGCACGTTAAACGAAGTAGGGCGGATATTCGGACTTACAAAAGAAAGAATAAGGCAGATAGAAGTAAAAGCATTAAAAAAGCTCAGGCAGATGGCAGAAGAATCGGGTTTTGAAGGCGGCAAGCCGCCCGCGGAAGAAAAGGAAGAGAGTTGA